The Bifidobacterium sp. WK012_4_13 genome contains the following window.
CAAGAAAGCGGCCGACGCTGCCGCCGCTAAACAGGCCGCCGACGCTGCCGCGGCAAAGAAAGCCTCAGAGCAGAAAGCGGCAGCAGATGCCGCAGCAGCACAGAAAGCCCAGCAGCAACAGCAACAGAATCAAAACTCTATGGGTACCGCACACGGTGGCGCATTCTGCTCTCCTGAAGGAGCACAGGCCAGATCGGATCGAAGCTCCAATATCCTCACTTGTCGAGTTGCGGCCGATGGAAGACTTCGCTGGAAGCTATGACGCACGGCACATCCCACTTCGACGAAGCTTGTTTACTCGACAACCTGTACACTCAACACCGACTTTCCTGTGATATCCGCAAACACCTTCGTGTTTCAGAGGGTGTATCCGGCTGTGGCGTTGATGTCGACGTGGCCGATGGGGTTTTGTAGAGTCTTCGGATGCTCCGGCTATGGCGCTTGGGTAGCGAAGTAGTGTCTGACACTTCGGATGGCAACCTTCACCTGTTTCGCCTTTTTCAATGCCCTTTACAAACGTCGGAGTTCCAGGGTTTTGGTGATTGGCTGACCCTTGCGAATGAACATAAGATCCTTATCAAGAATCTCATGATCGGTCACTCGCTTTGGTAGGTGATTCCATAGGGCTTTGCTGGTGGGCTCGATGGGCTCGCTCCTCTTAGCGACTTGCTTAAGTAGTCGTCGATATGCCCTTGGTGATGGGGCCTGCCAAGGTTATGGCCGCATGACCCTGATCTTGGCACAGCGCTGGGATTGTGGCACACATGGATTGCAGGCGTTTCTTCGGCCTCGACCAGGTCGGAAGGAGTAAGGATGAAACGCCCCAAAGCCTCATGCCGTCAACTTCTCTGGTGGCGGCATCGATCTCGGATCCGTAGGTTTCACTGACCTGTGACTTGACGTTGTTGCCTAACTGCTTGAGTCATCGCTACTTTCGTGTTACAGGTGTGGGAATCTGCGTGGAGAACAGGGTGACCTCGGTCTGCTGGATGATGAACCTGGCTCCGAGGTTCTTGAGTGCGGCTGTCTTAGTACTGCTATAGAAGGGGTTGGGGATGATTAATTTGCATGTGTACCGAGTGCAGTCCTGAGCGAGCCATCCACTTCCCTATCCTCGTGATCGGGATGGTTTCGTGATTGTGCCAGTCATGACGATGCTCCTTCCGTGGCAGTCAGAGGTAACTCGGTAGGTCACTCTAAGGTGTCCCAGATAGAGAGGCGGCGTACAGAATCTTGCATCGGCATGGTTGCCCCGGCTATAAAAGAAAAAACTAGAAGCCTTGCGCACATTGAGTTCTTAGCATTTGGAACTGTGGAGCGGGCGACGGGAATCGAACCCGCGTAATCAGTTTGGAAGACTGATTACAACACCACACCGATAACTCTAAAATATACTCAAATCTTCACAGGTAGGGACTAAGTAGGGACTGTGTTCTCCAATGTCACACCGACAACACCGAACGCCTCAAAGCAATGGAAACCCTCGACTCATCGTTGAATCTCGCACAAATCGAATGGAGGAAGTGAACGTACCTGTTTATTCAATTAATTAGTTCAATGAGCTCTAGCAGAACCAAGGTTCTGGCTCTCTAGACTTATATGCAGTTTGATCCGGTGGATGTATCACAACCATAGGAATATGATGTTGTCACGTTTGACTTCCTCGACATTGTTCATTGAATCAATGCCGAAATCGAGAACGAAAGTTATTAGTCTCAAAACGCAAAGGAGCATGAGAAATGGGCAGAAGCAAACCGGTTGACCTGGGCGAAAAACACTTCGCGACAACAACAGAAGCAAAAACTTTTTTTAGTGAAATAGTGAATGAGGCCAAGAGTCAAGGAACACTACCAAAGGTAATTGCAGATGAAGAACAAAACAGAATTCTGGAAGCTCTACTTGATACAAAAGCAGACGCTCTAAATAAAATTGGTGAAGGCTTGGACTATTTTTTTGTCGATTACGTAATAAAGCATCCAGATCCCATTGCCAAACATCCAACACGTAAGGATGCCGTCGCTATTTTCATTAAGCGCACAGATGGAGACGTCATGGACTTCGGCATACCCGGAGCACTTGATAATTACGGCAAAAATCCGCAGCTTATCCAAAAAGCCGAAGTGAAAGCAGCCTTGCGCAACGCAATTGAACCAGATCGCCAAAAGCTCAGACAGGAAGCATTCGAAGATGCTGAAGAAGTAATATGCCCCAGAACTGGATTTAGAATGACCAATTTCCATCAAGCAAGGGTTATTAATGTATCTCCTTCATGGGGGGATCTCACTAGCGATTTTGTTGCAACTGTCGGAGGTTGGGATGCAATTGAGCTATCTGTTGACTCTGATAGTATCCAGCACGGCAAAAGACTCAGCGATACCAGCATTGAGCTGAAATGGATTGAATATTGGAAGAAAAACAGTAACCCAATAATCTGTGCACGTATTGAGTGACCACAGCTGTACTCACAAGATCCAGGAGTAACTACCGCCATTTCCGGTCGAGCGCTCGCAGGACGTGTATGGGTGCCCGTATTTGATGGTGTGGATATCAGACTTGATCTCCTGACATCAGGGGGGGCGACACGCTGATTGAATTGCTGCCATTATGCGGAAAGCCTGAATCCCTGGTATTGAGTTTTGTCTTCCCACCACATACAATTTAGGTACAGGCAAATTTGCGCTGTATATCAGAGGGTCCGAATTAACGTTTAAGCGTCATGTGATGGCGTCGGCCTCTGAGGAATGAGCCGCCACGATAGGCGGCTCATTTGCGTTACAAGGAGACCGGTTGAATATTTTTGCTTACGCTGACGAAAGCGGAGTGTTTGATCACGTGCACAACGACTATTTCGTGTTTGGTGGTCTCCTATTTATCAGCAAAGAACAAAAGGACGTGGCCGGGCGTAGATACATATCCGCCGAACGAGACCTCAGAAAGGCCGGTGCCGCTGCAGGCCATCAAGAGATGAAGGCCATCTACCTGTCCAACGGCCACAAAGCCTCGTTGTTCAGAGCAATGAACCCCTACGTCCGATTTGGGGTTGTGGTGAGGCAAGCTTATGTGCTCGAAGCAATCTTTGACAACAAGAAGAGCAAACAACGCTATCTTGATTATGTCTTCAAGATAGGCATGAAACGAACCATGCAACACATGATGGCCGATGGCCTGTTCCAAGCCGAGGATGTTGATTCTATTTACGTGTCAATGGATGAGCACTCCACTGCGACCGATGGTCTATACGAAATGAGACAAGGCCTAGAGGCAGAATTCAAATACGGTACTTTCAATTCCACTTATCAGAAACACTTTCCCCCGCTTTTCCCGCAAATGAAAAACGTCGAGTTCGTTCTTCGTGATTCATGCCAGGACCCCCTGATAAGGGCAGCCGATATAACAGCAAATCGCCTGTATTATTCCGTAGTGCATAAACGACCGGAGATGGCAAAACATATATTTATCGTCAACCAGCCATAGACACTTCATTTGAACGCAAAAATAGCCCCGCCCCCGGCGTGATGCCGGGAGCGGGGCTGAGTGGCACCGGCCGAAGCCGGGGTGTGGTTCATTTGGATGTATCCAAGAAGCGACTAGTCGTCCATCGTTAACTCTCCCTGTACTGCCCCATGTTTCGGGTATGCACGGTCGAGGAGTCGGGTAAATTCAGACCATGAGCCCGAAGCTCTCATAAGAGTGATAACGGAACCGATCATCTTTTCAAGATGCTTGTTACCAATATCTTCGGTGAGGAACTGATGGTGATGATGTTTTCTGTGCCCATCAGCACCGGAAGGGTTCTTTTTCTTAAGACTTTCAAGTACTCCACTCGGGAGCCTGTCGTAGACGATATCATTCGCG
Protein-coding sequences here:
- a CDS encoding DUF3223 domain-containing protein, with the protein product MGRSKPVDLGEKHFATTTEAKTFFSEIVNEAKSQGTLPKVIADEEQNRILEALLDTKADALNKIGEGLDYFFVDYVIKHPDPIAKHPTRKDAVAIFIKRTDGDVMDFGIPGALDNYGKNPQLIQKAEVKAALRNAIEPDRQKLRQEAFEDAEEVICPRTGFRMTNFHQARVINVSPSWGDLTSDFVATVGGWDAIELSVDSDSIQHGKRLSDTSIELKWIEYWKKNSNPIICARIE
- a CDS encoding DUF3800 domain-containing protein, whose protein sequence is MNIFAYADESGVFDHVHNDYFVFGGLLFISKEQKDVAGRRYISAERDLRKAGAAAGHQEMKAIYLSNGHKASLFRAMNPYVRFGVVVRQAYVLEAIFDNKKSKQRYLDYVFKIGMKRTMQHMMADGLFQAEDVDSIYVSMDEHSTATDGLYEMRQGLEAEFKYGTFNSTYQKHFPPLFPQMKNVEFVLRDSCQDPLIRAADITANRLYYSVVHKRPEMAKHIFIVNQP